One Acanthochromis polyacanthus isolate Apoly-LR-REF ecotype Palm Island chromosome 6, KAUST_Apoly_ChrSc, whole genome shotgun sequence DNA segment encodes these proteins:
- the LOC110946459 gene encoding proteasomal ubiquitin receptor ADRM1-like, with amino-acid sequence MASGALFPSMVSGSRGSSSKYLVEFRAGKMTMKGSTVTPDKRKGQVYIQQTDDSLIHFCWKDRTTGNVDDDLIIFPDDCEFKRVNQCTTGRVYVLKFKAGSKRLFFWMQEPKTDKDEEYCRKVNEYLNNPPMPGALGSGGSGGHDLSALGGEGGLQSLLGNMSHNQLMQLIGPTGLGGIGGLGALAGPGLANLLGSSSSSSSSSSSVPAASNSSTSPSTAVTPTSTSAASRLGSSQVPTTPITPSATSAASPTATTPSTPAVSSLAAGAANPTQPIQLRDLQSILATMNVPASSQGVDLASVLTPEIMAPILANPEVQQRLMPYLPSGESLPQSSEELHNTLSSPQFQQAMSMFSSALASGQLGPLMNQFGLPAEAVDAANKGDVEAFAKAMETETKSDQDGDSKDKKDDDEDMSLD; translated from the exons ATGGCCTCTGGAGCTTTATTCCCCAGCATGGTGTCTGGATCCCGCGGCTCCTCCAGCAAGTACCTGGTGGAGTTTCGAGCTGGTAAGATGACCATGAAGGGCAGCACGGTGACGCCCGACAAGCGTAAAGGTCAAGTCTACATCCAGCAGACCGACGACTCCCTCATCCACTTCTGCTGGAAGGATCGGACTACCGGGAACGTGGACGAT GACCTGATCATCTTCCCTGATGACTGTGAGTTCAAACGGGTGAACCAGTGCACCACCGGGAGAGTGTATGTGCTGAAGTTCAAGGCCGGGTCCAAGAGGCTCTTCTTCTGGATGCAG GAGCCAAAGACCGACAAGGATGAGGAGTACTGCCGTAAAGTGAACGAGTATCTGAACAACCCGCCGATGCCTGGAGCTCTCGGCAGCGGCGGCAGCGGAGGACACGATCTGTCCGCTCTGGGAG GTGAAGGTGGTCTGCAGAGTCTTCTGGGTAACATGAGCCACAACCAGCTCATGCAGCTCATTGGACCAACCGGCCTGGGGGGGATTG GCGGTCTCGGGGCTCTAGCTGGTCCAGGCTTGGCCAACCTTctgggcagcagcagcagcagcagcagcagcagcagcagcgttccTGCAGCCAGCAACTCCTCCACAAG TCCGTCCACAGCCGTCACCCCGACCTCCACCTCTGCTGCCAGCCGGCTCGGCTCCTCCCAGGTGCCCACCACCCCCATCACTCCCTCCGCCACCTCGGCCGCCTCCCCCACGGCCACCACCCCCTCCACCCCCGCCGTGTCCTCTCTGGCAGCGGGAGCAGCAAACCCCACGCAGCCCATCCAGCTGAGGGACCTGCAGAGCATCCTGGCCACCATGAACGTCCCCGCCAGCAGCCAGGGAG TGGACCTGGCCAGCGTCCTGACACCTGAGATCATGGCTCCCATCCTGGCCAACCCTGAGGTGCAGCAGAGGTTGATGCCGTATCTGCCGTCCGGAGAATCCCTGCCTCAGAGCTCCGAGGAGCTTCACAACACGCTCAGCTCACCTCAGTTTCAGCAG GCTATGAGCATGTTCAGCAGCGCTCTGGCGTCGGGGCAGTTAGGTCCTCTAATGAACCAGTTCGGTTTGCCCGCGGAGGCCGTCGATGCAGCGAACAAAGGAG ATGTGGAAGCTTTTGCAAAAGCCATGGAGACGGAGACAAAGTCAGACCAGGACGGCGACTCCAAAGACAAGAAGGACGACGATGAAGATATGAGTTTGGATTAA
- the LOC110946447 gene encoding oxysterol-binding protein-related protein 2-like, which translates to MNSEEEFYDAETGLESDDSCEVSFKDALVFDSKQVSHDSATQENGVWERRKTLPAEMISRNNFSVWSILKKCIGMELSKIAMPVVFNEPLSFLQRMSEYMEHTHLIHQACSLSDSMDRMQVVAAFAVSAVASQWERTGKPFNPLLGETYELTREEEGYRLISEQVSHHPPISAFHAQSLKQEFEFHGSIYPKLKFWGKSVEAEPKGTMTLELLKHKEAYTWTNPMCCVHNIILGKLWIEQYGTVEIVNHSTGDKCVLNFKPCGMFGKELHKVEGHIQDKSKKKRRVIYGKWTECMYSVDPKVYDTYKKSDKKSGSDSKRLKQEHGFEGEEADEMPEVEETVTVIPGSALLWRITPRPPHSAQMYNFTSFAMTLNELEPGMERLLAPTDCRLRPDIRAMENGDIDSASTEKERLEEKQRAARRERSKDEEEWSTRWFQLGTNPHTGAEDWLYTGGYFDRNYTDCPNIY; encoded by the exons ATGAACAGCGAGGAGGAGTTTTACGACGctgagacag GGCTGGAGTCAGATGATTCATGTGAGGTCAGTTTTAAAGATGCCCTGGTGTTTGACAGCAAGCAGGTGTCTCACGACAGCGCCACGCAGGAGAATGGAGTGTGGGAGCGCAG GAAAACCCTGCCCGCTGAGATGATCTCCAGAAACAATTTCAGTGTGTGGAGTATACTGAAGAAATGCATCGGCATG GAGCTGTCCAAAATAGCGATGCCGGTGGTGTTTAATGAGCCACTGAGCTTTCTCCAGAGAATGTCGGAGTACATGGAACACACTCACCTCATCCACCAAGCCTGCAGTTTATCTGATTCCATGGACCGCATGCAG GTTGTCGCTGCCTTTGCTGTCTCTGCTGTAGCATCTCAATGGGAACGGACTGGAAAGCCATTTAATCCATTGCTCGGGGAGACGTATGAACTCACAAG agaggaagagggatACAGATTGATCTCTGAGCAGGTGAGCCACCACCCTCCCATCAGTGCCTTCCACGCCCAGTCTCTGAAGCAAGAGTTCGAGTTTCATGGCTCCATTTACCCAAAACTTAAGTTCTGGGGTAAAAGTGTGGAGGCTGAGCCTAAAGGCACCATGACACTGGAGCTACTAAA ACATAAAGAAGCATACACGTGGACAAATCCGATGTGCTGTGTGCATAACATCATCTTGGGAAAACTTTGGATTGAACAATATGGAACTGTGGAGATTGTCAACCACAG cacggGAGATAAGTGTGTGCTGAACTTCAAACCATGTGGGATGTTTGGAAAAGAGCTGCACAAAGTAGAAGGTCACATTCAAGACAAAAG TAAGAAGAAGCGGCGAGTGATTTATGGAAAGTGGACAGAGTGCATGTACAGTGTGGACCCCAAGGTTTACGACACGTACAAGAAGTCAGACAAGAAGAGCGGGAGCGACTCCAAAAGGCTGAAACAG gaACACGGGTTTGAAGGTGAGGAGGCAGATGAGATGCCAGAGGTTGAAGAGACTGTGACTGTGATACCAGGAAGTGCCTTACTGTGGAGGATAACACCGCGGCCCCCTCACTCAGCACAG ATGTACAACTTCACCAGCTTTGCCATGACACTAAACGAGCTGGAGCCTGGCATGGAGAGACTACTGGCACCGACGGACTGCCGGCTGAGGCCCGACATCAGAGCCATGGAAAATGGAGACATAG attcagcaagtacagagaaagagagattagaagagaagcagagagcTGCACGCAGAGAACGCTCCAAGGACGAGGAGGAATGGTCAACCAG gTGGTTCCAGCTGGGAACCAACCCTCACACAGGAGCAGAGGATTGGCTGTACACAGGTGGATACTTTGACAGGAATTACACTGACTGTCCTAACATTTATTGA